The following coding sequences lie in one Haematobia irritans isolate KBUSLIRL chromosome 3, ASM5000362v1, whole genome shotgun sequence genomic window:
- the LOC142230788 gene encoding uncharacterized protein LOC142230788, whose product MTRDDNDASEEASGADLSSLKQQRSSMKRNISNMHKKVEKDGAKVDSTILECRLQILESYFKQLCHIQTQIETLSPADTSRSDLEELFITAKAKILGLLNKSRSSIPGDTTLMNASIAGISTQSRLPSLKLPRFDGKYGEYKRFISTFNNMVHENQTITPVDKFNYLLNCLSGPALAVVEAFQVSEENYPKALTRLQERYDNKVLIFLEHINTLFDIPKMAKGDSSSLRNIIDTVSAVRGSLLSLGSEADVMNAILVHLVLNKVDADTKQNYDEKQEYKSLPSWDCCYDVLSLRCQFLESHGKRTEFGEKAKLVKPKQNFNRTAHTFVNSNPNCVYCNSTDHYLQTCSSFSAIAVPDRFNFVKRGGLCINCLRKGHMVSKCPSKSRCRFCNSTHHSVLHIFSPDNSGQSTISNTTTVQPSTSNQNPVSLVARSCKRAIIPTAVVLIKDYCGTFQPVRALLDSGSELNFISEETAKRLRLKFRPYSQEVSGIGEVRTRIKFTVSATIKSRISSFQWSSTFAVTPTIASVQPGEYIYTSNWKIPTDIPLADPLFFKPQHIDILLSAEVFFDLLLDGRISLGYGMPNLTNTVFGYIVGGIASTGQARSNFTCNLMVNSLEVDLDKTLKKFWEVEEYEKNPNMLSEEEAACENHFVENVKLDFDGRVVVRLPFKENPKCLGDSFEAARKRFLSLERRLDRDLQLKSMYKEFMDEYLSLGHMSLYNQPLCGTYYIIPHHCVLRPQSTTTKIRVVFDASSRSSSNKSLNDILMVGPTIQQDLITTLFSFRLHKYAFTADISKMYRQFRIDENDRKYQLILWRNQKDEHLKVYQLNTVTYGLSAAPFLAIRSLFFIADKYSHSHPCGSEVLRNDLYVDDVLTGADDLATLAQKKNELVKILSFHGLELAKWNSNNIMFGSNQDAEITIKTSEDEVAKALGMSWKPKEDVFTYRFELPDVMNPTKRSVLSIVSKIYDLLGLLSPIVIRCKILLQEMWVQNIGWDDPLTEHLKSLWLQIKSDLNYIHKVEVPRYVLTSNDTLGEIHGFADASQRAYGCCIYYRVCLKGEYKTTLLIAKSKVAPIKAQSLPRLELCAAVLLNNTWLKIQPKISSFVSSIYFWTDSKIVLQWLKLHSSTLNCFVANRISELQEKTRNVSWRHVPSKSNPADVVSRGCSAEEISNTIWFSGPSFLEEDITKWPGTEEQLNIEILERRKAAVFVANSSEVNIIDDLLDKHSSYIKFIRIIAYIFRIFNRCPAKKDVNISDVIHLSPDELEEGFWRIVAHIQMWCFGADIKSLSNGGLVNPSLQKLSPFVHEMTLGATTVKILRVGGRLSQAPIPYDARFPALLPKDHRFVKLYIEHVHRSHLHAGAKVLLGLLRQKIWIVNARDVVRKVVRNCVHCFHYKPKLMEQLMGNLPSDRLRAQRPFLIAGVDFCGPFMTSYRIRGKVPYKTYIAVFVCFTSKAVHLELVSDLSTNNFILCLKRFVGRRGIPQKLYCDNATNFVGARNQIKELKESLFRDDVVHDMKSLCCQLGFEFCFIPPRAPHFGGLWEAAVKSTKTLLIKNVGKAYLTFEELQTVIIDVEAILNSRPIAPISNDPNDGEALTPGHLLIGSSLVAVPDKHIDSSQSSLLSRWQRVSFLKQQFWQMWSRDYMLSLQQRSKWFKDNNNIKEGQLVLIHEDNTPPQQWLLARVTKPILGRDGKVRVVELKTKSGICTRPIHKVAPLPNNEEV is encoded by the coding sequence ATGACGAGAGACGATAATGATGCTTCTGAAGAAGCAAGTGGTGCTGATTTGTCTTCTCTTAAACAGCAACGTAGCTCTATGAAGAGGAATATCAGCAACATGCATAAAAAGGTAGAAAAAGATGGTGCAAAAGTAGATTCCACTATTTTAGAGTGTCGTTTGCAAATTTTGGAATCATACTTCAAACAGTTGTGCCACATCCAAACTCAAATAGAAACACTTAGTCCGGCTGACACATCGAGGAGtgatttggaagaacttttcataACAGCAAAGGCAAAAATATTGGGCCTTCTGAACAAAAGTCGTAGTTCTATACCTGGTGATACTACTTTGATGAATGCTTCAATTGCCGGAATTTCAACACAATCTCGTTTGCCTTCGTTGAAATTGCCTCGTTTTGAtggaaaatatggcgagtataaaagatttatttcgacATTTAACAACATGGTCCATGAAAATCAAACTATTACCCCAGTTgataaattcaattatttattgaacTGTCTCAGTGGTCCCGCTTTGGCAGTTGTTGAAGCTTTTCAAGTGTCAGAGGAAAACTACCCGAAAGCACTAACACGGCTCCAGGAACGTTATGACAATAAGGTATTGATTTTTTTGGAACATATCAACACTCTTTTCGATATTCCGAAAATGGCAAAAGGTGATAGCTCATCATTGCGGAATATTATTGACACTGTTTCGGCTGTTCGTGGTTCTTTGTTGTCGCTTGGGTCTGAAGCAGATGTTATGAACGCAATTTTAGTACATTTGGTTTTGAATAAAGTGGATGCAGATACGAAACAGAATTATGATGAAAAACAAGAATATAAATCGTTGCCCTCTTGGGATTGTTGCTATGATGTTTTGAGTCTTCGTTGTCAATTTCTCGAAAGTCATGGAAAAAGGACAGAATTTGGTGAAAAAGCAAAACTTGTCAAGcccaagcaaaattttaatcgcaCTGCCCATACTTTCGTCAATTCAAATCCAAATTGTGTATATTGTAATTCAACTGATCATTATCTGCAAACTTGTTCTTCGTTTTCGGCAATAGCAGTTCCCGatcgttttaattttgtaaaacgcGGTGGCCTGTGCATTAATTGTCTGCGAAAGGGGCATATGGTTTCAAAATGTCCATCAAAATCACGTTGCAGATTTTGTAATTCAACTCACCACTCAGTGTTGCACATTTTTAGTCCAGACAACTCGGGACAGTCAACCATTTCGAATACTACTACAGTGCAACCTTCAACTAGTAATCAAAATCCAGTTTCGCTTGTGGCTCGCTCATGTAAAAGGGCAATCATTCCGACTGCTGTGGTTCTCATCAAAGATTATTGTGGAACTTTTCAACCGGTAAGAGCTTTACTTGATTCCGGCTCCGAACTCAATTTCATTTCAGAAGAAACTGCAAAAAGGCTTCGGCTTAAATTTCGACCATATTCACAAGAAGTTTCGGGAATTGGAGAAGTTAGAACCAGAATTAAATTTACCGTGTCCGCTACAATAAAATCAAGAATTAGTTCGTTCCAGTGGTCCTCAACTTTTGCTGTTACCCCAACAATTGCATCTGTACAGCCCGGTGAGTACATATATACTTCAAATTGGAAAATTCCCACCGATATACCGTTAGCTGacccattgtttttcaaaccgcaACATATTGACATTCTTTTgagtgctgaagtattttttgatttattacttGATGGTCGAATTTCTCTTGGATATGGTATGCCAAACCTTACCAATACTGTTTTTGGATACATTGTTGGTGGTATCGCAAGTACTGGTCAAGCGAGATCTAATTTTACATGCAATTTGATGGTCAATTCTTTAGAAGTGGATCTTGATaaaactctaaaaaaattttgggaagtaGAAGAATACGAAAAGAATCCCAATATGTTGTCCGAAGAAGAAGCAGCATGTGAAAATCACTTTGTTGAAAATgttaaattagattttgatgGAAGAGTTGTGGTCCGCTTGCCATTTAAAGAAAATCCCAAATGTCTCGGCGATTCGTTCGAAGCTGCTCGAAAACGTTTTTTGTCCCTGGAAAGACGTTTAGATCGTGATCTACAATTGAAGTCAATGTATAAAGAATTCATGGATGAGTATTTGTCCCTGGGTCACATGTCGCTCTATAATCAACCGTTATGTGGTACCTATTACATAATACCACATCATTGTGTTTTGAGACCACAAAGTACTACAACAAAAATTAGAGTTGTATTTGATGCATCTTCTCGTAGTTCGTCAAATAAATCATTGAACGATATTTTGATGGTTGGACCAACAATACAACAAGACCTGATCACCACACTATTTTCGTTTCGTTTACACAAGTATGCTTTTACTGCTGATATTTCTAAAATGTATCGACAATTTCGAATAGATGAAAATGATAGAAAATATCAACTCATATTGTGGAGAAATCAAAAAGATGAACATTTAAAGGTATATCAACTGAATACTGTTACCTACGGTTTATCTGCCGCCCCATTTTTGGCGATTCGTAGTTTGTTTTTCATTGCAGATAAATATTCGCACTCGCATCCTTGTGGTTCTGAAGTTTTGCGCAACGATTTATACGTGGATGATGTACTCACCGGCGCTGACGACCTTGCAACGCTGGCTCAAAAGAAAAACGAGCTAGTAAAAATATTAAGTTTCCATGGCCTTGAGTTAGCAAAATGGAACAGCAATAACATCATGTTCGGTTCAAATCAAGATGCAGAAATCACCATTAAAACAAGTGAAGATGAAGTTGCAAAAGCCTTGGGTATGTCTTGGAAACCCAAGGAGGACGTTTTTACTTACCGATTCGAGTTACCAGATGTGATGAATCCTACAAAAAGATCTGTTTTgtcaattgtatcaaaaatctaTGACTTGCTTGGACTATTGAGCCCCATTGTCATTCGATGCAAAATACTTCTTCAAGAAATGTGGGTGCAAAACATTGGATGGGATGACCCATTAACTGAACATCTTAAATCATTATGGCTCCAAATTAAATCGGATTTAAATTACATACATAAAGTTGAAGTCCCCAGGTATGTTTTAACCTCAAATGATACTCTTGGAGAAATTCACGGATTTGCTGACGCCTCGCAACGAGCATATGGTTGTTGTATTTACTATCGAGTTTGTCTTAAGGGAGAATACAAAACGACCCttttaattgcaaaatccaAAGTGGCCCCAATTAAGGCACAATCACTACCACGGCTCGAATTGTGCGCAGCAGTATTGCTGAATAACACATGGCTCAAAATACaaccaaaaatttcaagttttgtcTCATCGATATATTTTTGGACTGATTCCAAAATCGTACTACAATGGCTTAAATTACATTCGTCGACGTTGAATTGTTTTGTGGCAAATCGTATTTCTGAACTACAGGAGAAAACAAGAAATGTTAGCTGGAGACACGTCCCTTCGAAGAGTAACCCTGCTGATGTGGTTTCGCGTGGATGTAGCGCGGAGGAAATTTCTAATACCATTTGGTTTAGTGGCCCTTCGTTTTTGGAAGAAGATATTACAAAATGGCCCGGAACTGAAGAACAATTGAACATCGAAATTCTCGAACGTAGAAAGGCAGCTGTTTTTGTGGCAAATTCATCAGAAGTCAACATCATAGATGACCTTCTCGATAAGCATTCttcctatattaaatttattagaaTAATTGCTTATATTTTTCGTATATTCAACAGATGTCCTGCTAAGAAAGATGTGAATATTTCTGATGTAATTCATTTGTCCCCAGATGAATTAGAAGAAGGTTTTTGGAGAATTGTGGCTCACATCCAGATGTGGTGTTTTGGTGCCGATATCAAATCACTGAGTAATGGTGGTCTGGTAAACCCATCGCTTCAAAAACTTTCACCATTTGTACATGAGATGACACTTGGAGCAACCACAGTCAAAATTCTTCGTGTTGGTGGTCGTTTGTCCCAAGCGCCCATTCCATATGATGCAAGATTTCCAGCACTATTACCAAAAGACCATCGCTTCGTTAAATTGTATATTGAGCATGTTCATCGCTCACATTTACACGCTGGAGCAAAAGTGTTGTTGGGACTATTGCGCCAGAAAATATGGATTGTAAACGCCAGAGATGTTGTACGCAAAGTTGTTCGCAATTGCGTTCATTGTTTTCATTACAAACCGAAATTGATGGAACAGTTGATGGGAAATTTGCCATCAGATCGACTTCGAGCTCAACGCCCATTTTTGATTGCTGGTGTTGATTTTTGTGGTCCATTCATGACGTCGTACCGTATCCGAGGAAAAGTGCCTTATAAAACATACATAGCTGTATTTGTGTGTTTCACTTCCAAGGCAGTTCATTTAGAACTAGTTTCGGACCTATCGACAAACAATTTCATCTTGTGTCTCAAAAGATTTGTTGGAAGACGTGGCATACCCCAAAAGTTGTATTGCGACAACGCCACTAATTTCGTTGGAGCACGTAACCAAATCaaagaattaaaagaaagtcTTTTTCGAGATGATGTGGTCCACGACATGAAATCACTTTGTTGTCAACTTGGTttcgaattttgttttatacctCCCCGTGCCCCACATTTTGGCGGACTGTGGGAAGCAGCCGTCAAATCTACAAAAACGCTACTTATAAAGAACGTTGGCAAAGCATATCTTACTTTCGAAGAGCTACAAACAGTCATAATTGACGTTGAGGCAATTTTAAATTCGCGCCCCATCGCTCCAATATCAAACGATCCCAATGATGGTGAAGCCCTAACGCCTGGTCATCTGCTTATTGGTTCTTCATTGGTTGCAGTTCCCGATAAACATATCGATTCATCCCAATCATCATTATTGTCTCGGTGGCAAAGGGTctcatttttgaaacaacaattttggcaaatgtgGTCCCGAGATTATATGCTATCTTTACAACAAAGGTCAAAGTGGTTCAAAGACAATAACAACATAAAAGAAGGGCAACTAGTTCTAATACATGAAGACAACACTCCGCCACAACAATGGTTACTAGCTCGTGTTACAAAACCTATTCTAGGCCGTGATGGAAAGGTTCGTGTGGTTGAACTGAAAACTAAATCTGGAATTTGTACTCGGCCAATTCACAAAGTGGCTCCCCTACCAAATAATGAAGAGGTTTGA